In a single window of the Nicotiana tomentosiformis chromosome 8, ASM39032v3, whole genome shotgun sequence genome:
- the LOC138897340 gene encoding uncharacterized protein, whose protein sequence is MAALPNFEEGQSTYRPPRFNGQYYGWWKTRMHDFIMAEDSKLWDVICDGPFIPTNTSGDPAVIVPKTRKEFNDVDRKAIEKNFRSKKILVCGIGPDGYNRISACQSATEIWEALQTAHEGTTQVKQSKIDMLTTEYELFRMKDDEFIQDMHTWFTFIINNLHYLGEIIPRNKLVRKILSVLPSSWESKVNAITEAKDLQKLTIDELVGNLKTYEMKNKKKDNERRETKREKNLVLKTDNNDSGGEDADLAYLTKRFQKMVCRNGGILKGGSSSKPKSYDLCHKCGKTGHFIKDFPLLNQDQYKHKTDKAAKRSPVPDKRFKRKNVANNVMKQARAAWGESFSESE, encoded by the coding sequence atggctgctctaccaaactttgaagaaggtcaatctaCGTACAGgccaccaagattcaatggccaatactatggatggtggaagacaaggatgcaCGACTTCATCATGGCTGAAGACTCAAAGCTCTGGGACGTCATCTGTGATGGACCCTTCATCCCTACAAACACTAGTGGTGACCCAGCAGTAATAGTTCCCAAAACAAGAAAAGAATTCAATGATGTTGATCGCAAGGCCATAGAGAAGAACTTTCGATCAAAGAAAATTCTTGTCTGTGGTATTGGTCCTGATGGATATAACAGGATTTCAGCATGCCAATCTGCTACggagatctgggaagctctccaaacAGCTCATGAAGGGACAACCCAAGTTAAGCAATCAAAGATTGACATGCTTACCACAGAATACGAGCTTTTCAGGATGAAAGACGATGAGTTCATCCAGGACATGCATACTTGGTTCACCTTCATCATCAATAATCTTCATTATCTGGGAGAAATCATTCCAAGGAACAAACTTGTCAGGAAAATACTCAGTGTTTTACCCAGTTCCTGGGAAAGCAAAGTGAATGCTATCACAGAGGCAAAGGATTTGCAGAAGCTAACCATTGATGAACTTGTTGGTAatctgaaaacttatgaaatgaagaataagaagaaggatAATGAGAGAAGAGAGaccaaaagggagaagaacctggtcctcaagacGGACAACAATGATTCAGGTGGTGAGGATGCTGATCTGGCTTACCTAACAAAAAGATTCCAGAAAATGGTTTGCAGAAATGGAGGCATTCTAAAAGGGGGCAGCTCCAGCAAGCCAAAAAGTTATGACCTATGTCATAAGTGTGGTAAGACAGgacatttcatcaaggattttccTCTCCTCAATCAAGATCAATACAAACACAAGACAGACAAAGCAGCTAAGAGGAGCCCGGTTCCTGACAAACGTTTCAAGAGGAAAAATGTCGCTAACAATGTTATGAAACAAGCTCGTGCTGCATGGGGAGAATCTTTTAGTGAATCTGAATAA
- the LOC138897339 gene encoding uncharacterized protein has translation MAVESKAAEYDSIFALMARSDNDKDDDDDDMVNFLDIQRNLKSYSPKKTQHERDDLVVVVVDLKETIECVKKEKEALTEKVANIEHERDDLLVVVVDLKDTIEELKGEGRHEILQKGKEVADETHLRLEDQIKSVKSSLCVELKKNKQLQEELIRVKSDLEKSLKWTWFSEAITAMYTNNGGNRQGIEFQRGKTPYNPHSKYATVPDNWLCTHCGNTGNFKKTCKAKFQSQQKNKVFAKMIITVREPGPSYKRSMMPAWTKRTGTVKGSSQQWYMDSGCSKHMTGSTNDFLSLKDLQGGIHSGSWKDWEGNKVEFVSKICTVTNLVTGGVVLVAKRYKNIYVADFESLQRGNLSCLSVVDDDAELWNKRLGHASFM, from the exons ATGGCAGTGGAAAGTAAAGCAGCTGAGtatgactctatctttgccttgATGGCACGATCTGATAATGATAaagatgatgacgatgatgacatggtaaacttTCTAGATATTCAAAGAAATCTGAAGTCTTATTCTCCTAAAAAAACTC AACATGAGAGAGATGATCTAGTGGTTGTTGTGGTCGACCTAAAAGAGACTATTGAGTGTGTTAAAAAGGAGAAAGAAGCTTTAACTGAAAAGGTTGCTAACatagagcatgagagagatgacctattagtAGTAGTTGTAGATTTGAAGGATACAATTGAGGAACTAAAAGGAGAAGGTAGGCATGAGATTCttcaaaagggaaaggaagttgcgGATGAAACACATCTTAGGCTTGAAGATCAGATAAAATCAGTGAAATCTAGTTTGTGTGTTGAACTcaagaaaaacaaacaacttcAGGAAGAACTAATTAGAGTCAAGagtgatcttgaaaaatcactcaagtggaccTGGTTCTCTGAAGCTATCACTGCCATGTACACGAACAATGGGGGAAACAGGCAAGGAATCGAGTTTCAAAGGGGAAAAACTCCCtacaaccctcatagcaagtatGCTACTGTACCTGACAACTGGCTCTGCACTCACTGTGGTAACACTGGAAACTTTAAGAAAACCTGTAAGGCCAAGTTTCAGTCtcaacagaaaaataaagtttttgctaAAATGATAATTACTGttagagaacctggtccctcatatAAAAGAAGCATGATGCCTGCTTGGACCAAAAGAACC GGAacagtgaaggggagcagccaacaatggtacatggatagtggttgctcaaagcacatgactggAAGTACAAACGATTTCCTTTCACTGAAGGACCTACAAGgagggatacattctgggagttggaaggattgggaa GGAAACAAAGTGGAATTTGTGTCAAAGATATGCACAGTCACTAATCTTGTGACTGGTGGAGTGGTGTTAGTGGCGAAAAGATATAAAAACatctatgttgctgattttgagtcccTGCAGAGGGGTAATCTCAGCTGTCtaagtgttgttgatgatgatgctgaactatGGAACAAAAGGCTGGGCCATGCAAGCTTCATGTAG
- the LOC104115610 gene encoding protein NETWORKED 1A-like, with translation MATLLHSDTRRLYSWWWDSHIPKNSKWLQENLTEMDAKVKSMIKLIEEDADSFARRAEMYYKKRPELMKLVEELYRAYRALAERYDHVTGELRQAHKTMSEAFPDQVPFLLAEDSPMRSSTQYTEPHTPGEWCPIHASSDTDNLQQDVMGLTPSSIHAARKIGTYTGDSDKGTSEWGLKQLFEMFGAGEEMLKNSKFLEGKLSKGLNRNTEEKEKRSHNQVSELSDENENLKAKILVQSERVSEAEAEVRNLKEALAGMQAEKETTFIQYQQCLEQLSAAERELNSAQKDSTKFSERASRAENEVQKKKESLIKLEVERDASLSKHKEYLGRISNLEVNVSQALEGTKELNKHAIKAETEAQNLRNEISKFVFEKDAVHHQYKLCMVNISDLEKNLLVAQEESRTLKDRADGAEAEIKKLTFVLMELSENKEAAVRDYKHCLGKISKLENELSCAQEDVKRLNGELSIGAAKLKNAEDRCVVLEMSNHSLCREADNLATKIATKDQELSKKQMELEKIQVDMRNEHLRHAQIEATLQALQNLHCQSQEEQRALTVELKNGLELLKDMETCKNSLEGELKRLKDENKSLNELKLSSTNSIKNLENEILSLKKMKEKLEEEVAQQVGLSNNLQQEISCLKEETKDLNSSYQALVEQVKATGTNPECINSSIKSLHEENSKLRIICEKTRSEKEVLHKKLEDMDELLKKTATLQSSLSDANGELQGSQEKMRALQESCQILNGEKSTLATEKAALLSQLQIVSENMQKLLEKNDVLENSCFGAKAELEGLREKAKGLEEICQFMMNEKSNILAERGNLAVQLKKVERRLGTTFMVFEERYACLEKEKLVKQLQVEELRVSVEMEKQERTNITHQSETRLIYMENHIHHLQEESKWRKKEFEEEFNRALKSQFEIFILQKFLQDMEEKNYSLLIECQKHIESLKFADKLILEVENESLEQQVEAEILVDEIGRLRMVIYQVFRAFENDSHLVSEDKVENEQTFLDHILGSVEDLKCSLRTYEDDKQQLLVENSVLLTLFAEMKSKGLEVESMMKSVEEELNIMEEKLVTVQKDNHDLVEMNKKLQSEMSSSSQLTAILEVEVRTLCVKHDELQTAYLELQKKYSQVLHENETLLTKLSEIKEEKGVVEQENDGFLLETLTLGNFSTILKSYGTGKPDELKSIYEDMRKLYCVILDFEKEMDVLNEKLEMKETDNLLLKKSVQRLENELHEVKESNDHLKLEISTGKELLGKQEAGILKAGEKLKASESLNSELCRALDALKADCLESSKMNEDLEKKIIEISRENTTQNKEIERLQEANVNLVGELNKLHEEIEEQRVREDCLSSELQEKDYEFGLWEAEAETVYFDFQISSIREVLLENKMDELTKFCGRVEGENASKSSEIEQVKGKINKMEREIGELKLQLHAYAPAIATLRDDVVSLEHNALLHTRLKQAGSPESKCVDVVVHPDESSDEKLIEDQPVMTKDILDLRELRIRIKAVEKVVEERNKPILEVSSYNKCGRDSAESEVEALKSRRSSDLEKHEHAERRSLRNEHGDGHNRQKMKPKSFDGRNSIRMKDIPLDHVSDGSPQRARRRGSSEADRAVDQMLELWETTEGCSPNQSVKDLKKWANYPTEGTIGYNRFRDLDWRSNHPTTEAEMEKELGVDKLELSMNSSDASHETTKRILERLASDAEKLMSLQMTVDNMRRKLHANRKARKAKNVDFEAAKEELQEIELTVVQLVNLNAHLMKNVEESTLLTAESKEVMNIKLKRVSEQARKGSEKVERLQLEVQKLHYMLLKLDDEKKSIARSRFSRSNAGIVLKNFIHIGKRNGERRKKVHLCGCFATSSSSSNRYYI, from the exons ATGGCGACCTTGCTACATTCTGACACGAGGCGCTTGTACTCTTGGTGGTGGGATAGCCATATTCCAAAAAACTCAAAATGGCTTCAAGAAAATCTTACTG AAATGGATGCTAAAGTAAAGTCAATGATCAAGCTCATTGAGGAAGATGCCGATTCATTTGCAAGAAGGGCTGAAATGTATTACAAAAAGAGGCCTGAGCTAATGAAGCTGGTTGAGGAGTTGTACAGGGCATACAGGGCACTAGCTGAAAGATATGATCATGTGACAGGCGAGCTAAGGCAGGCCCATAAAACCATGTCAGAGGCATTTCCTGACCAAGTGCCTTTTCTACTGGCTGAAGATTCACCCATGAGATCTTCCACACAGTATACAGAGCCACATACTCCAGGAGAGTGGTGCCCGATTCATGCATCCTCTGACACAGATAACTTGCAACAGGATGTGATGGGTTTAACACCATCTAGTATACATGCTGCACGGAAGATTGGGACTTATACTGGTGATTCTGATAAGGGGACAAGTGAGTGGGGTTTAAAGCAGTTATTTGAGATGTTTGGGGCTGGAGAAGAAATGTTAAAAAACTCAAAGTTCCTCGAAGGAAAATTGAGCAAAGGATTGAACAGAAACacagaagaaaaggaaaaacgtTCGCATAATCAAGTATCCGAATTGTCAGATGAGAATGAGAATCTCAAGGCCAAAATCCTCGTTCAGTCGGAGCGTGTCagtgaagctgaagctgaagttCGAAACCTGAAGGAAGCCCTAGCTGGTATGCAAGCAGAAAAAGAAACTACCTTCATTCAGTATCAGCAATGCCTGGAACAGTTATCTGCTGCAGAGAGGGAGCTCAATAGTGCACAGAAAGATTCCACGAAGTTCAGTGAACGAGCTAGCAGAGCTGAAAATGAAGTTCAAAAGAAGAAGGAATCCCTTATCAAATTAGAGGTTGAACGAGATGCCAGTTTGAGCAAACATAAGGAGTATCTGGGAAGGATATCTAATTTGGAAGTTAATGTTAGTCAAGCACTTGAAGGTACAAAAGAACTAAATAAGCATGCAATTAAGGCAGAAACCGAAGCTCAGAATCTTAGGAATGAGATCTCTAAGTTTGTGTTTGAAAAGGATGCCGTCCATCATCAATATAAGCTATGCATGGTAAACATATCTGACCTTGAGAAAAATCTCTTGGTGGCTCAGGAAGAATCCAGAACGCTTAAGGACAGAGCTGATGGAGCTGAAGCTGAGATCAAGAAACTGACATTTGTTCTGATGGAGCTAAGTGAGAACAAAGAAGCTGCTGTCCGTGACTATAAACACTGTCTGGGTAAAATATCCAAACTTGAGAATGAACTATCTTGTGCCCAAGAGGATGTAAAACGCCTTAATGGTGAGCTTTCAATAGGAGCTGCAAAGCTTAAAAATGCTGAGGACAGGTGTGTTGTGCTGGAGATGTCAAATCATTCATTGTGCCGAGAAGCAGATAATTTGGCAACGAAGATCGCAACGAAAGATCAAGAACTCTCTAAGAAGCAGATGGAGTTGGAGAAAATTCAAGTTGATATGCGAAATGAGCACTTAAGACATGCACAAATTGAAGCCACCCTTCAGGCTCTTCAGAATTTGCACTGTCAATCACAAGAAGAGCAGAGAGCTCTGACCGTGGAACTCAAAAATGGTCTTGAGCTGTTGAAGGACATGGAAACATGCAAAAATAGTTTGGAAGGTGAACTAAAGCGATTGAAGGATGAAAATAAGAGCCTGAATGAACTGAAATTATCCTCAACCAATTCGATAAAGAATCTGGAAAATGAAATCCTTAGCTTGAAGAAGATGAAGGAGAAACTTGAAGAGGAGGTTGCTCAACAAGTTGGACTAAGTAACAACCTTCAGCAAGAGATTTCCTGTTTGAAAGAGGAAACCAAGGACCTAAACAGTAGCTATCAGGCTTTAGTAGAGCAAGTGAAGGCCACAGGTACAAACCCTGAATGTATCAACTCTTCAATAAAGAGCTTGCATGAAGAGAACTCAAAGCTCAGGATAATCTGTGAGAAGACCAGAAGCGAGAAAGAAGTCCTCCACAAGAAGTTGGAGGACATGGATGAACTTTTGAAGAAGACGGCTACTTTACAGAGTTCCCTCTCAGATGCAAATGGTGAATTGCAGGGATCGCAGGAAAAGATGAGAGCACTGCAAGAGTCTTGTCAAATTCTAAATGGAGAGAAATCTACTCTTGCCACTGAAAAAGCTGCTTTGCTCTCTCAGTTGCAAATTGTAAGTGAGAACATGCAGAAACTCCTAGAGAAAAATGATGTTCTCGAGAACTCTTGTTTTGGTGCAAAAGCTGAACTTGAAGGTCTAAGGGAAAAGGCCAAGGGTTTAGAAGAGATATGCCAATTTATGATGAATGAGAAGTCCAATATTCTTGCTGAAAGAGGTAACCTAGCTGTTCAGTTGAAAAAAGTTGAACGGAGACTGGGGACAACATTTATGGTTTTCGAAGAAAGGTATGCTTGCCTAGAGAAGGAGAAACTAGTAAAACAGCTACAAGTTGAAGAACTTAGAGTTTCTGTTGAAATGGAGAAACAAGAAAGGACCAACATTACTCATCAGAGTGAGACCCGATTAATTTACATGGAAAACCATATCCATCACCTGCAGGAAGAGAGTAAGTGgagaaagaaagaatttgaagaaGAATTTAACAGAGCTTTAAAATCCCAGTTTGAAATTTTCATCCTGCAGAAGTTTTTACAAGATATGGAAGAAAAGAATTATTCTCTCTTGATTGAGTGTCAGAAACATATTGAGTCATTGAAATTCGCTGACAAACttattttagaggtagagaatgagAGCCTTGAACAGCAGGTTGAAGCAGAGATTTTGGTAGATGAAATTGGAAGGTTGAGAATGGTGATATATCAAGTTTTCAGGGCCTTTGAAAATGACTCTCACCTTGTGTCTGAAGATAAGGTGGAAAATGAACAAACTTTCCTGGATCATATCTTGGGCAGTGTTGAGGATCTGAAATGTTCCCTCAGAACGTATGAGGATGATAAGCAGCAGTTGTTGGTCGAAAATTCAGTTCTTTTAACTCTGTTTGCGGAGATGAAATCAAAGGGCCTGGAAGTGGAGTCGATGATGAAATCTGTGGAGGAGGAGCTTAATATCATGGAAGAGAAGCTGGTAACAGTGCAAAAAGACAATCATGACCTAGTAGAGATGAACAAGAAATTGCAGTCAGAAATGAGCAGCAGTAGTCAACTAACTGCCATACTTGAGGTGGAGGTTCGGACTCTCTGTGTCAAGCATGACGAGTTGCAGACAGCTTACCTTGAATTACAAAAGAAATACTCTCAAGTGCTTCATGAGAACGAAACATTGTTGACAAAACTCTCAGAGATCAAGGAGGAGAAAGGGGTAGTGGAGCAGGAAAATGATGGTTTTCTACTTGAGACACTAACTCTTGGTAATTTCTCTACCATTTTGAAGAGTTATGGTACTGGAAAACCTGATGAGCTAAAGTCCATTTACGAAGATATGCGCAAACTTTATTGTGTTATCCTTGACTTTGAGAAGGAGATGGATGTACTTAACGAGAAGCTGGAAATGAAGGAAACTGATAACCTACTTCTGAAGAAATCAGTTCAAAGGTTAGAAAATGAGCTTCATGAGGTCAAGGAATCTAATGATCATTTGAAGCTGGAAATATCAACTGGAAAAGAACTTCTTGGCAAGCAGGAAGCCGGGATTTTGAAAGCAGGAGAGAAGCTTAAAGCATCTGAAAGTTTGAACTCAGAATTGTGTCGGGCTCTGGATGCACTAAAGGCTGACTGTCTAGAATCCTCGAAGATGAATGAAGATCTAGAAAAGAAGATAATTGAAATATCGAGAGAGAATACAACTCAGAACAAGGAAATTGAACGCCTTCAAGAAGCGAACGTGAATTTGGTGGGCGAATTAAATAAATTGCATGAAGAAATTGAAGAGCAACGAGTCAGAGAAGACTGCCTAAGTTCGGAGCTCCAGGAGAAAGACTATGAGTTTGGATTATGGGAGGCAGAAGCAGAAACAGTTTATTTTGATTTCCAGATTTCCTCCATTCGAGAAGTGTTACTGGAAAACAAGATGGATGAGTTAACTAAGTTTTGCGGGAGAGTCGAAGGTGAAAATGCTTCCAAAAGCTCGGAGATTGAGCAGGTGAAAGGAAAAATCAATAAAATGGAGAGAGAAATTGGAGAACTGAAGTTGCAATTACATGCATATGCTCCTGCAATAGCCACTTTGAGGGATGATGTAGTATCGCTTGAGCATAATGCGCTCCTCCACACGAGGCTTAAGCAAGCTGGCTCTCCGGAATCAAAG TGTGTTGATGTTGTGGTTCATCCTGATGAAAGTAGCGATGAAAAGCTGATAGAAGATCAACCTGTCATGACAAAAGACATCCTAGATTTGCGGGAGCTGAGGATCAGGATTAAAGCTGTTGAAAAAGTAGTGGAAGAGAGGAACAAGCCTATTTTGGAGGTATCTTCATACAATAAGTGTGGTCGAGACAGTGCTGAAAGTGAAGTTGAGGCATTAAAATCTCGGCGTAGTTCTGATCTAGAGAAACATGAACATGCAGAAAGGAGGAGTCTGAGGAATGAGCATGGTGATGGTCATAATAGGCAAAAGATGAAACCCAAATCCTTTGACGGCCGAAACAGTATACGAATGAAAGATATACCACTTGATCATGTCTCTGATGGCTCACCAcaaagagctagaagaagaggtTCTTCTGAGGCAGACAGAGCAGTTGATCAGATGCTTGAGCTATGGGAAACCACAGAGGGATGCAGCCCCAATCAAAGTGTGAAGGACTTGAAGAAATGGGCAAATTATCCAACAGAGGGGACTATAGGGTACAATCGATTTAGAGATTTGGATTGGAGGAGCAATCATCCAACCACAGAAGCAGAAATGGAAAAGGAGTTGGGTGTTGATAAGTTAGAGTTATCAATGAACTCCTCTGATGCAAGTCATGAAACAACCAAGCGGATTCTGGAGCGACTTGCTTCTGATGCTGAGAAATTGATGAGTCTTCAGATGACTGTTGATAACATGAGAAGGAAATTGCATGCTAACAGAAAGGCTAGAAAAGCCAAAAATGTTGATTTTGAAGCAGCAAAAGAAGAGTTACAAGAAATTGAGCTAACGGTTGTTCAGCTGGTCAATTTGAACGCCCATTTAATGAAGAATGTAGAAGAAAGCACACTTCTTACAGCAGAATCAAAAGAGGTCATGAATATCAAGCTCAAAAGAGTTTCAGAGCAGGCGAGAAAGGGGTCTGAGAAGGTTGAACGACTACAATTGGAGGTTCAAAAACTTCACTACATGTTACTGAAACTGGATGATGAAAAGAAAAGCATAGCCAGAAGCAGATTTTCCAGGAGCAACGCAGGTATTGTATTGAAGAACTTCATCCATATTGGGAAGAGAAATGGTGAAAGGAGAAAGAAGGTCCATCTTTGCGGATGCTTTGCAACTTCAAGTAGCAGCAGCAATAGATACTACATCTAA